In Blastopirellula sp. J2-11, a single genomic region encodes these proteins:
- a CDS encoding c-type cytochrome domain-containing protein encodes MRLLALPIVAALAYGSIAFGEPIPVAELKRTTPVQFEQEILPIFRQSCLACHSDSERNGGLVLETPQAMLAGGDSGPAIVAGKGAESLLLQLAAHQEESFMPPPDNDVNAPTLKSQELGLIRLWIDQGARGGETVTPAAPWKWEQLAGSLGPAYAVALSPDGRQIAVTRANQLYVYDAASGQLLAQLQDSTLDPPTAHRDLSKTLTWSSDGTLLASGGYREVKLWQKPHEARLTTLPTGSASTALAVSPDRKLLAIAGADHTIQLWNAATAEPGQKLTGHAERISTLRFTADGQRLVSASLDGTIQIWRCQDGAAAGVLQSPTPVHAMELVATAQPTQEQANPPQLLVTGGADKLLRTWKLPETPSSESASGDEPAQAISEFAAHDHTITALVAAPDQPMQLFSASLDGKIRRWNLTSMKQIGQWDHGGPVLDIDVRADGKRIASVSENKTAKLWDASGKQIAELKGDLLKQREAARLQHDLNAASQRVTLLKQRVAAAEQDLTTRTEAQKTTDEDLQAANDEVAKKKMAFDQAKPDEPTDKEAAPDKAAPTDTAEKVDHQQALLDAEMAQKLAQQKQTAAITATQQTQDLLAAAKQSVSEAEANVQQMQARFDAAKQQSTESERPLRSVRFSPDGQTIATAGDFPSVQRWNAETGAPLEAFTEQTAALYPLAFLDDKRLVSAAGDQEAVLWNLNPPWRLLRTIGSAEQADFISHRVTSLDFNSDASLLLVGSGAPSRSGEIGLFRVADGSQLHHLPKAHADVVYAAKFSPDGTQFLSAAADKYLRIWDVKTEKMLRQFEGHTDYALGVAWKGDAQTIASASADQTLKVWNVESTDQQRTITGFGKDITALKYVGETDQLISSCGDGTVRLQTGANGKTVRNFAAGIWLHCVDVTADGQLVVACSDDGRLFVWDGGNGKQLHAISVGQ; translated from the coding sequence ATGCGACTTCTCGCACTCCCGATTGTTGCGGCGCTGGCCTATGGTTCGATCGCATTCGGCGAGCCCATTCCGGTTGCCGAGCTCAAGCGCACAACGCCGGTTCAGTTTGAGCAAGAGATCCTGCCGATCTTTCGACAAAGCTGTCTCGCTTGTCATAGCGACAGCGAACGGAATGGAGGTCTGGTGCTGGAAACCCCGCAGGCAATGCTCGCAGGGGGAGACTCCGGTCCTGCGATCGTCGCCGGCAAAGGCGCCGAAAGTCTGTTGCTTCAACTGGCGGCCCACCAAGAAGAGTCGTTCATGCCGCCCCCAGACAACGACGTCAACGCGCCGACATTAAAGTCGCAAGAGTTAGGTCTGATCCGTCTTTGGATCGACCAAGGCGCACGCGGCGGTGAAACAGTAACACCGGCGGCGCCTTGGAAATGGGAGCAGCTGGCAGGTAGTCTCGGTCCGGCTTATGCCGTCGCGTTAAGCCCCGATGGTCGGCAGATCGCTGTCACGCGGGCCAATCAGCTCTACGTCTACGATGCGGCGTCTGGCCAACTGCTCGCCCAACTTCAAGATTCCACCCTCGATCCGCCGACGGCGCATCGCGATTTAAGCAAGACGCTGACCTGGAGCAGCGATGGAACGTTGCTCGCTTCCGGCGGCTACCGAGAAGTCAAACTTTGGCAAAAACCGCACGAGGCCCGCTTGACGACCTTGCCGACCGGCAGCGCCTCGACTGCACTTGCAGTAAGTCCCGATCGAAAATTGCTGGCCATCGCCGGCGCGGACCATACGATCCAGCTTTGGAACGCCGCTACCGCCGAGCCGGGCCAGAAACTGACCGGACACGCCGAGCGAATTTCCACACTCCGCTTCACCGCGGACGGCCAACGACTCGTGTCGGCGTCGCTGGACGGAACGATCCAGATCTGGCGATGCCAAGATGGAGCCGCGGCCGGAGTGTTGCAGTCGCCGACTCCCGTCCATGCGATGGAACTGGTCGCAACCGCCCAACCGACCCAAGAACAGGCCAACCCTCCTCAATTACTGGTCACCGGGGGCGCCGACAAGCTGCTCCGTACCTGGAAGCTGCCCGAGACGCCGTCGTCAGAGTCGGCGTCTGGCGACGAACCTGCGCAGGCGATTAGTGAGTTCGCTGCGCACGACCATACGATCACCGCACTGGTCGCGGCGCCCGATCAACCGATGCAGCTATTTTCGGCAAGTCTGGACGGAAAGATTCGCCGCTGGAATCTAACGTCGATGAAGCAAATCGGACAATGGGACCACGGCGGTCCCGTGTTGGATATCGATGTCCGCGCTGATGGGAAGCGGATCGCGTCGGTCAGTGAAAACAAGACCGCGAAATTATGGGACGCCAGCGGCAAGCAGATCGCCGAGTTGAAAGGGGACCTGCTGAAACAACGCGAAGCGGCCCGGTTGCAACACGATCTGAACGCGGCCAGTCAGCGCGTGACTCTCTTAAAACAAAGAGTCGCCGCGGCGGAGCAAGATCTGACGACTCGCACCGAAGCGCAGAAAACGACGGACGAAGATCTCCAAGCTGCGAACGATGAAGTCGCCAAGAAGAAGATGGCGTTCGATCAAGCGAAGCCGGACGAACCAACCGACAAGGAAGCGGCGCCGGACAAAGCGGCGCCGACCGACACCGCAGAGAAAGTCGACCATCAGCAAGCGTTACTTGACGCCGAAATGGCCCAGAAACTCGCGCAGCAAAAACAAACCGCGGCGATCACGGCCACCCAACAAACCCAAGACCTTCTCGCCGCAGCGAAACAATCGGTCAGCGAAGCCGAGGCGAACGTCCAACAAATGCAAGCGCGTTTCGACGCCGCCAAGCAACAGTCCACAGAGTCAGAACGCCCGCTTCGTTCGGTCCGTTTCTCTCCGGATGGTCAAACGATCGCGACGGCTGGTGATTTTCCCAGCGTACAACGGTGGAACGCAGAGACCGGCGCCCCGTTGGAAGCGTTCACAGAACAAACGGCGGCGCTTTACCCGCTCGCATTTTTGGATGACAAGCGTCTGGTCTCCGCTGCTGGCGATCAGGAGGCGGTTCTTTGGAACCTCAATCCCCCATGGCGACTGCTGCGGACGATCGGATCGGCGGAGCAGGCCGATTTCATCTCGCATCGCGTCACTTCGCTCGACTTCAATTCCGACGCTTCTCTGCTATTGGTCGGCAGCGGCGCTCCGTCACGCAGCGGCGAGATTGGGCTGTTCCGCGTCGCCGACGGCAGCCAGCTTCATCATCTGCCGAAGGCCCATGCCGATGTGGTCTACGCGGCCAAATTTTCTCCCGATGGGACGCAGTTTCTCTCGGCAGCCGCCGATAAGTACCTCCGCATTTGGGACGTGAAGACCGAAAAAATGCTACGGCAATTTGAGGGACACACCGACTACGCGCTGGGAGTCGCCTGGAAAGGGGACGCTCAGACGATCGCTTCCGCGTCGGCGGATCAGACGCTCAAAGTCTGGAATGTGGAATCGACCGATCAACAGCGCACGATCACCGGCTTCGGCAAAGACATCACCGCGCTCAAGTATGTGGGCGAAACCGACCAGCTGATTTCCAGTTGCGGCGACGGAACGGTTCGGCTGCAGACAGGCGCCAACGGCAAGACCGTTCGCAACTTCGCCGCCGGCATCTGGTTGCACTGCGTTGATGTGACGGCCGATGGCCAGTTGGTCGTCGCCTGCAGCGACGATGGACGCTTGTTCGTCTGGGACGGCGGCAATGGTAAGCAACTGCATGCGATTAGCGTCGGGCAATAG